A window of Streptomyces armeniacus contains these coding sequences:
- the hemQ gene encoding hydrogen peroxide-dependent heme synthase: MTAAPEKAPNAGKKAKDLNETIRYTLWSVFRLREVLPEDRTGYAEEVEELYAQLAAKDVTVRGTYDVSGLRADADVMIWWHAGTSDALQEAYNRFRRTRLGRALEPVWSNMALHRPAEFNKAHIPAFLADEEPRDYICVYPFVRSYDWYLLADEDRRRMLAEHGKMARGYADVRANTVASFALGDYEWLLAFEADELHRIVDLMRHLRASEARLHVREEVPFYTGRRKPVQELVSGLA; encoded by the coding sequence ATGACTGCTGCACCGGAGAAGGCCCCCAACGCGGGCAAGAAGGCCAAGGACCTCAACGAGACCATCCGCTACACCCTGTGGTCGGTCTTCCGGCTCCGCGAGGTGCTGCCCGAGGACCGCACCGGGTACGCGGAGGAGGTCGAGGAGCTGTACGCGCAGCTCGCCGCCAAGGACGTGACCGTACGCGGCACCTACGACGTGTCCGGGCTGCGCGCGGACGCCGACGTCATGATCTGGTGGCACGCCGGCACGTCCGACGCGCTGCAGGAGGCGTACAACCGCTTCCGCCGCACCCGGCTGGGCCGCGCGCTGGAGCCGGTGTGGTCGAACATGGCGCTGCACCGGCCGGCGGAGTTCAACAAGGCGCACATCCCGGCGTTCCTCGCCGACGAGGAGCCGCGCGACTACATCTGCGTGTACCCGTTCGTGCGCTCCTACGACTGGTACCTGCTGGCCGACGAGGACCGCCGCCGGATGCTCGCCGAGCACGGCAAGATGGCGCGCGGCTACGCGGACGTACGCGCCAACACCGTCGCCTCCTTCGCCCTCGGCGACTACGAGTGGCTGCTCGCCTTCGAGGCCGACGAGCTGCACCGGATCGTGGACCTGATGCGTCATCTGCGGGCGTCCGAGGCGCGGTTGCACGTCCGCGAGGAGGTGCCGTTCTACACGGGGCGGCGCAAGCCCGTACAGGAGCTGGTGTCCGGGCTGGCCTGA
- the hemG gene encoding protoporphyrinogen oxidase, with translation MHVIVIGGGIAGLAAAHRLLRDGAAVTLLEASPRLGGKLYAGDIAGAAAVDLGAEAMLARRPEGVDLARAVGLGDALEPPATAGASIWTRGALRPMPRGHVMGVPADPAALGGVVSPDGLARIAEDETLPRTEVGEDVAVGAYVAERLGREVVDRLVEPLLGGVYAGDAYRLSMRAAVPQLYEAARAERSLLAGVRALQERQAAAGAAASGPVFMGIDGGIGRLPPATADACRAAGGDLRTGTSVRELRRARSGEAGTWHVGTDAGGGAGETFAADAVILAVPAPAAARLLAAEAPAASAELAAVEYASMALVTLAFRRADLDGTPPGSGFLVPPVDGRTIKASTFSANKWAWSGAQDPELFVLRTSVGRYGEEEQLRRDDGELVAASRHDLEAALGLSAKPVDALVSRWDDGLPQYPVGHLDRVARVRRDLAALPGMAVCGAAYDGVGIPACIASAWRAAEATLARGAEAGAGQ, from the coding sequence ATGCACGTCATCGTGATCGGCGGCGGGATCGCCGGGCTTGCCGCGGCCCACCGGCTGCTCCGGGACGGCGCCGCCGTGACACTGCTGGAGGCGTCGCCGCGGCTGGGCGGAAAGCTGTACGCGGGCGACATCGCCGGCGCCGCCGCCGTCGACCTCGGCGCGGAGGCGATGCTCGCCCGCCGCCCCGAGGGGGTGGACCTGGCGCGTGCCGTCGGGCTCGGCGACGCGCTGGAGCCGCCCGCCACCGCGGGGGCGTCGATCTGGACGCGCGGCGCGCTGCGCCCCATGCCCCGCGGGCACGTCATGGGCGTGCCCGCCGACCCGGCCGCGCTGGGCGGGGTGGTGTCGCCGGACGGGCTCGCGCGTATCGCCGAGGACGAGACGCTGCCCCGTACGGAGGTCGGCGAGGACGTGGCGGTCGGCGCGTACGTCGCGGAGCGGCTGGGCCGCGAGGTGGTGGACCGGCTCGTGGAGCCGCTGCTGGGCGGCGTGTACGCGGGCGACGCGTACCGGCTGTCGATGCGCGCCGCCGTGCCGCAGCTGTACGAGGCCGCCCGCGCGGAACGTTCCCTGCTGGCCGGTGTCCGCGCCCTGCAGGAACGGCAGGCCGCGGCGGGCGCTGCCGCGTCCGGACCAGTCTTCATGGGCATCGACGGCGGCATCGGACGGCTGCCCCCGGCAACGGCCGACGCGTGCCGCGCCGCCGGAGGGGACCTCCGTACGGGCACCTCCGTACGGGAGTTGCGCCGCGCCCGCAGCGGCGAGGCCGGCACCTGGCACGTCGGCACGGATGCCGGGGGCGGCGCCGGAGAGACGTTCGCCGCCGACGCCGTGATCCTCGCCGTCCCCGCGCCCGCCGCCGCGCGGCTGCTGGCCGCCGAGGCGCCGGCCGCGTCGGCCGAGCTGGCCGCCGTCGAGTACGCGTCGATGGCGCTCGTCACCCTCGCGTTCCGGCGCGCGGACCTCGACGGCACCCCGCCCGGCAGCGGCTTCCTGGTGCCGCCCGTGGACGGCCGCACCATCAAGGCGTCCACCTTCTCCGCCAACAAGTGGGCGTGGAGCGGCGCGCAGGACCCGGAACTGTTCGTGCTGCGCACGTCCGTCGGACGGTACGGCGAGGAGGAGCAGCTGCGGCGGGACGACGGCGAGCTGGTCGCCGCCTCGCGGCACGATCTGGAGGCCGCCCTCGGGCTGTCCGCGAAGCCCGTGGACGCGCTGGTGAGCCGCTGGGACGACGGCCTGCCGCAGTACCCGGTGGGGCATCTGGACCGCGTCGCCCGCGTCCGCCGGGACCTGGCCGCGCTGCCCGGGATGGCCGTGTGCGGCGCCGCGTACGACGGGGTCGGCATCCCCGCGTGCATCGCGAGCGCGTGGCGGGCGGCGGAGGCCACCCTGGCGCGGGGCGCGGAGGCGGGCGCGGGACAATGA
- a CDS encoding response regulator transcription factor — protein MSVLLEHPTSLVAYRPNKPTAMVVVADPRVRSTVTRHLWALGVRDVIEASSIAEARPRVGNPRDICVADVHLPDGSGLTLLSETRAAGWPNGLALSAADDIGAVRNALAGGVKGYVVTGTRNSLGGAMPTRHGAAPIGAAAARMHRRPGGGPGGPGHPGGHRELSGREVEVLRLVAEGQSNKAIGVSMGLSALTVKSHLARIARKLGTGDRAGMVAVALRTGIIH, from the coding sequence GTGTCTGTTCTCCTCGAGCACCCCACAAGCCTGGTCGCCTACCGCCCGAACAAGCCGACGGCCATGGTCGTCGTAGCCGACCCCCGAGTCCGTTCCACCGTGACCCGCCATCTCTGGGCGCTCGGCGTACGGGACGTGATCGAGGCGTCGTCGATCGCGGAGGCCCGTCCCCGAGTCGGCAACCCACGTGACATCTGCGTGGCCGACGTCCACCTGCCGGACGGCTCGGGGCTCACCCTGCTGTCCGAGACCCGAGCCGCCGGCTGGCCGAACGGCCTGGCCCTGTCCGCCGCCGACGACATCGGCGCCGTACGCAACGCACTCGCCGGCGGCGTCAAGGGCTACGTCGTCACCGGCACCCGCAACAGCCTCGGCGGCGCCATGCCCACCCGGCACGGCGCCGCCCCCATCGGCGCCGCGGCGGCGCGCATGCACCGCCGCCCCGGCGGCGGCCCGGGCGGCCCCGGGCACCCGGGCGGGCACCGGGAACTGTCCGGGCGCGAGGTCGAAGTGCTGCGGCTGGTGGCGGAGGGCCAGTCGAACAAGGCCATCGGCGTCTCCATGGGCCTGTCCGCCCTGACGGTCAAGAGCCACCTGGCCCGTATCGCCCGCAAGCTGGGCACCGGAGACCGCGCCGGGATGGTCGCGGTGGCCCTCCGGACGGGCATCATCCACTGA
- a CDS encoding DUF4349 domain-containing protein — protein sequence MRSPVVRGAVALAAALLVASAGVTGCTSGSDGGGSADGPERARDGKAGQEAAQKAAPEAEAGAEADPSAGASEAPASPQEHIVRTAEVAVETEDVPGGLAEARATVRAAGGYVGSETTDRDPDGGERSRATLRVPPAEYESVLGKLSGLGELRERKVSAKDVTDQMVDVRSRIKTQQASVERVRKLMDDAEKLSDVVTLESELSTRQADLEAQQARLKSLEDRTGMATLTLILRDPDGSSGSGGDGGTSVGDALAGGWGAFVVMLRWVVIALGATLPFAAAAALLFLVWRAVRRRGGAPAATARPPGGEGPAD from the coding sequence ATGCGGAGTCCGGTGGTACGGGGGGCCGTGGCGCTCGCCGCGGCCCTGCTGGTCGCGTCGGCCGGGGTCACCGGCTGTACGTCGGGCAGCGACGGCGGCGGTTCAGCGGACGGCCCGGAGAGGGCGCGCGACGGGAAGGCGGGGCAGGAGGCGGCGCAGAAGGCCGCACCGGAGGCGGAGGCGGGGGCCGAGGCGGACCCGTCGGCGGGCGCGTCCGAGGCACCGGCCTCCCCCCAGGAGCACATCGTCCGTACCGCCGAGGTGGCCGTGGAGACGGAGGACGTGCCGGGCGGTCTCGCCGAGGCCCGTGCGACCGTACGGGCCGCCGGCGGTTACGTCGGCAGCGAGACGACGGACAGGGACCCCGACGGCGGCGAACGCTCACGCGCGACGCTGCGCGTGCCGCCCGCGGAGTACGAGTCCGTGCTCGGCAAGCTGTCCGGGCTCGGGGAGCTGCGGGAACGGAAGGTGTCGGCGAAAGACGTCACCGACCAGATGGTGGACGTACGCAGCCGGATCAAGACGCAGCAGGCCAGCGTCGAGCGCGTACGGAAGCTGATGGACGACGCGGAGAAGCTGTCCGACGTCGTGACGCTGGAGTCCGAACTGAGCACCCGGCAGGCGGACTTGGAGGCGCAGCAGGCACGCCTGAAGTCGCTGGAGGACCGCACCGGGATGGCGACGCTGACGCTGATCCTGCGCGACCCGGACGGGTCGTCCGGCTCCGGCGGGGACGGCGGCACGTCGGTCGGCGACGCGCTGGCAGGCGGCTGGGGCGCCTTCGTGGTGATGCTGCGGTGGGTGGTCATCGCCCTGGGCGCGACACTGCCCTTCGCGGCTGCCGCGGCCCTCCTGTTCCTGGTCTGGCGCGCTGTACGCCGTCGCGGCGGAGCTCCCGCCGCGACGGCACGGCCCCCTGGCGGCGAAGGGCCGGCGGACTGA
- a CDS encoding TIGR04222 domain-containing membrane protein, with the protein MWVLLLLTAWAVAFAACARLCHAALTAGAAPESAPPEAGTGPDAGRRLTLYETAFLSGGPHRVADLTLVSMSRDRRLLLAHTGWATVVDPEGRDDIERSVISALGPDGQSRIPPVRAALAAADAVRALAERLAAAGLAVPDRVRTNVTAATRQVRGAALLVLVMGLLTALLADTGSDRGTVAQWFSLPLALTAGALAIARYEAHAYTRWASPAGLRRLRDDTAADTDRAAAAAAAAAAAPTGDAAPYARDAADRALLTALALRGPAVLTQPDLRAALGGTRSPLRGH; encoded by the coding sequence ATGTGGGTGCTGCTCCTCCTCACCGCCTGGGCGGTCGCGTTCGCGGCCTGCGCGCGGCTCTGCCACGCCGCGCTCACCGCCGGGGCGGCGCCCGAGAGCGCACCCCCTGAAGCGGGTACGGGCCCGGACGCCGGCCGCCGACTCACCCTCTACGAGACGGCGTTCCTCTCCGGCGGCCCGCACCGCGTCGCCGATCTGACGCTCGTCTCGATGTCCCGCGACCGGCGGCTGCTCCTCGCGCACACCGGCTGGGCCACGGTCGTCGACCCGGAGGGCCGCGACGACATCGAGCGCTCCGTGATCTCCGCCCTCGGCCCGGACGGGCAGTCCCGCATCCCGCCCGTACGTGCGGCCCTCGCCGCCGCCGACGCCGTACGCGCCCTGGCCGAACGGCTGGCCGCCGCCGGGCTGGCCGTGCCGGACCGGGTGCGTACGAACGTCACCGCGGCCACCCGGCAGGTGCGCGGCGCCGCGCTGCTGGTGCTCGTCATGGGGCTGCTGACGGCGCTGCTGGCCGACACGGGGAGCGACCGGGGCACGGTGGCGCAGTGGTTCTCGCTGCCGCTGGCCCTCACCGCGGGCGCCCTGGCCATCGCCCGTTACGAGGCGCACGCGTACACCCGCTGGGCGTCCCCCGCCGGGCTGCGGCGGCTGCGCGACGACACGGCGGCGGACACGGACCGCGCCGCAGCCGCAGCCGCAGCCGCAGCCGCAGCCCCGACGGGCGACGCCGCCCCGTACGCCCGTGACGCCGCCGACCGCGCGCTGCTGACCGCGCTGGCCCTGCGCGGCCCCGCGGTGCTCACCCAGCCGGACCTGCGCGCGGCACTCGGGGGTACCCGGTCCCCGCTTCGGGGGCATTGA
- a CDS encoding DUF3000 domain-containing protein has protein sequence MAAARTRMAGNTDGMESTDGTDGSGFPPAFRDAVAALDAVRHRPEVRLAALPAPKRLAPFAYALEATVEYADEELADGRFVLLHDPDGQGSWQGTFRVVTLGRAELEAEMAVDPLLPEVTWSWLTGALEAREVGYGAPSGTVTRSGSYFFGGMADRTPQSELEIRASWSPDPAERPDAAPDVAAHLGAWCDVLCLCAGLPPGNGDGGAVVPLPQRRGPQHM, from the coding sequence ATGGCAGCGGCTCGAACACGAATGGCGGGAAACACTGACGGCATGGAGAGTACGGACGGCACCGACGGGAGCGGCTTCCCGCCCGCCTTCCGGGACGCCGTGGCGGCACTGGACGCCGTACGGCACAGGCCGGAGGTACGGCTCGCCGCACTCCCCGCGCCGAAGCGGCTCGCGCCCTTCGCGTACGCGCTGGAGGCGACGGTCGAGTACGCCGACGAGGAGCTGGCCGACGGCCGCTTCGTGCTGCTGCACGACCCGGACGGGCAGGGGTCGTGGCAGGGCACGTTCCGGGTGGTCACGCTGGGCCGGGCGGAGCTGGAGGCGGAGATGGCGGTGGATCCGCTCCTGCCGGAGGTGACCTGGTCGTGGCTGACGGGTGCGCTGGAGGCGCGTGAGGTGGGTTACGGGGCGCCGAGCGGCACGGTGACGCGCTCGGGCTCGTACTTCTTCGGCGGCATGGCGGACCGTACGCCGCAGAGCGAGCTGGAGATCCGGGCCAGTTGGAGCCCGGACCCGGCCGAGCGGCCGGACGCGGCCCCGGACGTGGCGGCCCATCTCGGCGCGTGGTGCGACGTGTTGTGCCTGTGCGCGGGGCTGCCGCCGGGGAACGGAGACGGCGGGGCGGTCGTACCACTGCCGCAGCGCCGGGGACCGCAGCACATGTGA
- a CDS encoding GNAT family N-acetyltransferase: MNTDLVHSIHDVPAGEWDRLARQTSLYLSHRWLAGEEQDPTATASYVLVRDREGAILAATPLYEVHEEPNDNYRTDTVLSSPASPRVIAGARRGYHNSPLTAPGLTADQRAACLTLLRDAARAHAGRLGTTHWWPYLTRAAADALAPLYRERPRHQQDDATIPLPGHGFDDYVASLPAKRRAGVRSERRAFAESGLDLRIQPLGDCYQDAGSLLAGHQKSHGHARDSTGVMTELLKRQAEAMGDTARVAAAYDQDRMIGFCLSYHYGATTWIRAVAADKEHPAPYAYFNLAYYLPIEDAYAHKTTALHAGMKSIEAKRLRGAEVSSLYALHDVP, translated from the coding sequence TTGAACACGGACCTCGTCCACAGCATCCACGACGTCCCCGCCGGCGAGTGGGACCGCCTGGCCCGGCAGACCAGCCTCTACCTGTCCCACCGCTGGCTCGCCGGAGAGGAACAGGACCCCACCGCGACCGCCTCCTACGTCCTCGTACGGGACCGCGAAGGGGCGATCCTCGCCGCCACGCCCCTCTACGAAGTGCACGAGGAGCCCAACGACAACTACCGGACAGACACCGTCCTGTCCTCTCCCGCGAGCCCGCGGGTCATCGCCGGAGCCCGCCGCGGCTACCACAACTCCCCCCTCACCGCCCCCGGCCTGACCGCGGATCAGCGCGCGGCCTGCCTGACCCTGCTGCGCGACGCCGCCCGCGCACACGCCGGCCGCCTCGGCACCACCCACTGGTGGCCCTACCTCACCCGGGCCGCCGCCGACGCCCTCGCCCCCCTCTACCGGGAACGCCCCCGGCACCAGCAGGACGACGCCACCATTCCGCTGCCGGGCCACGGCTTCGACGACTACGTCGCCTCCCTGCCCGCGAAGCGCCGTGCCGGCGTGCGCAGTGAGCGCCGCGCCTTCGCCGAGTCCGGACTCGACCTCCGTATCCAGCCGCTCGGCGACTGCTACCAGGACGCCGGCAGCCTGCTCGCCGGCCACCAGAAGTCGCACGGCCACGCGCGCGACAGCACGGGCGTCATGACGGAGCTGCTGAAGCGGCAGGCCGAGGCCATGGGAGACACCGCACGTGTGGCCGCCGCGTACGACCAGGACCGGATGATCGGCTTCTGCCTCTCCTACCACTACGGCGCCACCACCTGGATCAGGGCGGTGGCCGCCGACAAGGAGCACCCCGCGCCGTACGCGTACTTCAACCTCGCGTACTACCTGCCGATCGAGGACGCCTACGCCCACAAGACCACCGCGCTGCACGCCGGCATGAAGAGCATCGAGGCCAAGCGCCTCCGCGGCGCGGAGGTGAGCTCGCTGTACGCGCTTCACGACGTCCCGTAG
- the hemE gene encoding uroporphyrinogen decarboxylase translates to MSANDRPTGPPTATRDSAFLKACRREPVPHTPVWFMRQAGRSLPEYRKAREGTGMLESCMRPDLVTEITLQPVRRHRVDAAIYFSDIVVPLKAIGVDLDIKPGVGPVVERPIRSRADLDRLRPLEPADVAYVAEAVGMLTGELGGTPLIGFAGAPFTLASYLVEGGPSKNHEHTKALMYGDPQLWADLLDRLAEITAAFLRVQIEAGASAVQLFDSWAGALRPRDYRESVLPASAKVFDAVAEYGVPRIHFGVGTGELLGLMATAGADVVGADWRVPLDEAARRIGPGHAVQGNLDPAVLFAPREAVEEQAAQVLEAARDVHGHIFNLGHGVLPDTDPDALTRLVAYVHEATGR, encoded by the coding sequence GTGAGTGCCAACGACCGCCCCACGGGCCCGCCGACCGCCACCCGCGACTCCGCCTTCCTCAAAGCCTGCCGCCGTGAACCGGTGCCGCACACCCCCGTGTGGTTCATGCGGCAGGCCGGGCGGTCGCTGCCCGAGTACCGCAAGGCGCGCGAGGGCACCGGCATGCTCGAGTCGTGCATGCGGCCGGACCTGGTCACCGAGATCACGCTGCAGCCCGTACGGCGCCACCGCGTGGACGCCGCCATCTACTTCAGCGACATCGTGGTGCCGCTCAAGGCGATCGGCGTCGACCTCGACATCAAGCCCGGTGTCGGCCCCGTCGTGGAGCGCCCGATCCGGTCGCGCGCCGACCTGGACCGACTGCGCCCGCTGGAACCGGCCGACGTGGCGTACGTCGCCGAGGCCGTCGGCATGCTCACCGGCGAACTCGGCGGCACCCCGCTCATCGGCTTCGCGGGCGCGCCGTTCACGCTCGCCAGCTATCTCGTCGAGGGCGGCCCGTCCAAGAACCACGAGCACACCAAGGCACTGATGTACGGCGACCCGCAGCTGTGGGCCGACCTGCTGGACCGGCTGGCGGAGATCACCGCCGCCTTCCTGCGCGTGCAGATCGAGGCGGGCGCGTCGGCCGTACAGCTCTTCGACTCCTGGGCGGGCGCGCTGCGGCCGCGCGACTACCGGGAGTCCGTGCTGCCCGCCTCCGCCAAGGTCTTCGACGCGGTCGCGGAATACGGCGTGCCCCGCATCCACTTCGGCGTCGGCACCGGCGAACTCCTCGGCCTGATGGCCACCGCGGGCGCCGACGTGGTCGGCGCGGACTGGCGCGTGCCCCTGGACGAGGCCGCCCGCCGGATCGGCCCGGGCCACGCCGTACAGGGAAACCTCGACCCCGCCGTGCTGTTCGCGCCGCGTGAGGCCGTCGAGGAGCAGGCGGCGCAGGTGCTGGAGGCGGCACGGGACGTGCACGGGCACATCTTCAACCTGGGCCACGGCGTCCTCCCTGACACCGACCCGGACGCGCTGACGCGGCTCGTGGCGTACGTGCACGAGGCCACGGGGCGGTAA
- a CDS encoding alpha/beta hydrolase, with translation MRAVALYGTLGALALTATAVAPATGAADPATPGAAARADGQTAEVRGVRTAVREAAAAGIDWHKCPPAGKEPVPSQCGTVRVPVDYAKPHGERISLTVSRARATGGKKRHQGPLLYNPGGPGGNGLRFPLYGSQLGGTWKRLQQSYDLVGYAPRGVGPSAPVSCQEPREFAKGPNRAPRRPSESYKRQMRERAAAYARGCARDQGARLAHFTTADHARDLHVIRAGLGARKLSYLGVSYGTYLGSVYATLFPGHVRRLALDSVVNPDRRKIWYQANLDQNTAFERRWHDWKRWVARHDDVYGLGTTPARVQRAFDTVRDAVDRNRDGADRPVGSRELLTGFLDVVYADHAWAGHAHALAEYRKGNRRPLLALAAPETGASAAAAAENSNAAYNAVECADAPWPRDWTRWDRDNAVLAAHAPLNTWENAWMNLPCAYWQGPQSRPVEVGTEPGALPPVLLLAASRDGATPYEGALETQRRLPGSSLVTERGAGSHGIAGGPNECVNRHLEAYLLHGRTPGRAADCAPRPEPQADRGARGAPGPDGARVTDRG, from the coding sequence GTGCGAGCAGTTGCGCTCTACGGCACGCTCGGCGCCCTGGCCCTGACGGCGACCGCCGTCGCCCCCGCCACCGGCGCCGCCGACCCCGCCACGCCCGGCGCCGCCGCGCGGGCCGACGGGCAGACCGCGGAGGTGCGCGGCGTGCGCACCGCCGTACGGGAGGCGGCCGCGGCCGGCATCGACTGGCACAAGTGCCCGCCCGCCGGGAAGGAGCCCGTCCCCTCCCAGTGCGGCACGGTGCGCGTCCCGGTCGACTACGCAAAGCCGCACGGCGAACGGATCTCCCTCACCGTCAGCCGTGCCCGCGCCACCGGCGGCAAGAAGCGCCACCAGGGCCCGCTGCTCTACAACCCCGGCGGCCCCGGCGGCAACGGACTGCGGTTCCCGCTGTACGGCTCGCAGCTGGGCGGCACCTGGAAGCGGCTGCAGCAGAGCTACGACCTCGTGGGGTACGCGCCGCGCGGCGTCGGCCCGTCGGCGCCCGTCTCCTGCCAGGAGCCGCGGGAGTTCGCGAAGGGCCCGAACCGCGCGCCGCGGCGCCCCTCGGAGTCCTACAAGCGCCAGATGCGCGAACGCGCCGCCGCGTACGCCCGCGGCTGCGCGCGCGACCAGGGCGCCCGGCTGGCGCACTTCACCACCGCCGACCACGCCCGCGATCTGCACGTGATCCGCGCCGGGCTGGGCGCGCGGAAGCTCAGCTACCTCGGCGTCTCATACGGCACCTACCTCGGCTCCGTCTACGCCACGCTGTTCCCCGGGCACGTCCGGCGCCTCGCCCTGGACAGCGTCGTGAACCCCGACCGGCGCAAGATCTGGTACCAGGCGAACCTCGACCAGAACACCGCCTTCGAGCGCCGCTGGCACGACTGGAAGCGCTGGGTGGCCCGGCACGACGACGTGTACGGGCTCGGCACCACCCCCGCCCGCGTCCAGCGCGCCTTCGACACGGTGCGCGACGCGGTGGACCGGAACCGGGACGGCGCCGACCGCCCCGTCGGCTCCCGCGAACTGCTCACCGGCTTCCTGGACGTGGTGTACGCCGACCACGCCTGGGCCGGGCACGCGCACGCGCTGGCCGAGTACCGCAAGGGCAACCGGCGCCCGCTGCTCGCCCTCGCCGCCCCGGAGACGGGCGCGTCCGCGGCCGCCGCCGCGGAGAACAGCAACGCCGCCTACAACGCCGTCGAGTGCGCCGACGCCCCCTGGCCGCGCGACTGGACACGCTGGGACCGCGACAACGCCGTACTCGCCGCCCACGCGCCCCTGAACACCTGGGAGAACGCCTGGATGAACCTGCCATGCGCCTACTGGCAGGGCCCCCAGTCCCGGCCCGTGGAGGTCGGCACCGAGCCCGGCGCGCTCCCTCCGGTGCTGCTGCTCGCCGCCTCGCGGGACGGCGCGACACCGTACGAGGGCGCGCTGGAGACGCAGCGGCGGCTGCCGGGCTCGTCGCTGGTGACGGAGCGGGGCGCCGGTTCGCACGGCATCGCGGGCGGCCCCAACGAGTGCGTCAACCGGCACCTGGAGGCGTATCTGCTGCACGGCAGGACCCCGGGCCGCGCCGCCGACTGCGCGCCCCGCCCGGAGCCGCAGGCCGACCGCGGTGCGCGGGGCGCGCCCGGCCCGGACGGCGCGCGGGTCACGGACCGCGGCTAG
- a CDS encoding peptidyl-tRNA hydrolase: MSASVPPAAPGAPSDEQGQYVLPVVVRMERAAPPARTDALETAARAVLTLLSDSRTEDDDGEWHKRVRLWEERGIRKVVRRARGAEWRRAEALPGITVTGQAAEVRVFPPVPLDGWPRDLARLQVSGTDVADPEPPPAPAPGTPVLWIGPELRMSAGKAMAQAGHGAQYAWWGLPAAARTAWRDAGFPLAVRTAESGVRWARLTGSGLPVVRDAGFTEIAPGSCTVVADHPDLPRG, encoded by the coding sequence GTGAGCGCATCCGTACCGCCGGCCGCACCCGGAGCCCCTTCCGACGAGCAGGGCCAGTACGTGCTCCCCGTCGTCGTCCGTATGGAACGCGCCGCGCCGCCCGCCCGTACGGACGCGCTGGAGACCGCCGCCCGCGCCGTGCTGACGCTGCTCAGCGACTCCCGTACGGAGGACGATGACGGCGAGTGGCACAAGCGCGTACGGCTCTGGGAGGAGCGCGGCATCCGCAAGGTCGTACGCCGCGCGCGCGGAGCCGAGTGGCGCCGCGCGGAGGCGCTGCCCGGGATCACGGTGACGGGACAGGCCGCGGAGGTACGGGTGTTCCCGCCCGTCCCGCTCGACGGCTGGCCCCGCGATCTGGCCCGGCTCCAGGTGTCCGGCACGGACGTGGCGGACCCGGAGCCGCCGCCCGCGCCCGCCCCGGGGACGCCGGTGCTGTGGATCGGTCCGGAGCTGCGGATGTCGGCGGGCAAGGCGATGGCGCAGGCGGGGCACGGCGCGCAGTACGCCTGGTGGGGCCTGCCGGCGGCGGCCCGTACGGCCTGGCGTGACGCGGGTTTCCCGCTCGCCGTGCGTACGGCGGAATCGGGCGTACGGTGGGCGCGGCTCACGGGCTCGGGGCTGCCGGTCGTACGGGACGCGGGTTTCACGGAGATCGCGCCCGGCTCGTGCACGGTGGTCGCGGACCACCCGGACCTGCCCCGCGGCTGA